In one window of Hevea brasiliensis isolate MT/VB/25A 57/8 chromosome 10, ASM3005281v1, whole genome shotgun sequence DNA:
- the LOC110634495 gene encoding uncharacterized protein LOC110634495: protein MLENQIAQQANSSSKAQGKLPSQPENPREHCKAVILRSGKIVGDEKRDEVEEEKKKEDEDKNESTSNHDEVNEEANKKKEVEKEKEEKYMSPPPYKPPLSYPQRFQKAKLNKQFEKFLEVLKKLYINIPFADAISQMPSYAKFLKEILSNKKRLENYEIVALIEECSALLQNKLPPKLKDPGSFSIRCHIGDTSINKALCDLGASVTLISLSICEKLKVGDLKPTTISL, encoded by the coding sequence ATGTTGGAAaaccaaatagctcaacaagcaaaTTCTTCTAGCAAAGCAcaaggaaaacttccaagtcaaccagagaaTCCTAGAGAACATTGCAAGGCAGTGATCCTAAGGAGTGGGAAGATTGTGGGAGATGAAAAGAGAGATGAGGtagaagaggaaaagaagaaagaagatgaagacaAGAATGAATCCACTTCAAATCATGATGAAGTTAATGAGGAAgcaaacaagaagaaagaagttgaaaaagaaaaagaggaaaagtaTATGTCTCCACCACCATACAAGCCACCATTGTCATATCCTCAGAGGTTTCAGAAAGCAAAGCTAAATAAGCAGTTTGAGAAATTtttagaagttttgaagaaattatACATTAACATTCCATTTGCAGATGCAATTTCtcaaatgccttcatatgctaagTTCCTGAAAGAAATTTTGTCAAATAAAAAgagactagaaaattatgaaattgtggcATTAATAGAGGAGTGTAGTGCTCTATTGCAGAATAAGCTCCCGCCGAAATTGAAGGATCCAGGAAGTTTCTCTATTCGTTGTCATATTGGGGATACTAGTATTAATAAAGCATTGTGTGATCTTGGAGCTAGTGTAACTTTAATATCACTATCTATATGTGAAAAGTTGAAGGTAGGAGATTTGAAGCCCACCACCATTTCTTTGTAA
- the LOC131169408 gene encoding uncharacterized protein LOC131169408 — MLKINRVSNDAIWLRLFPFSLKNRAREWLHSLPPGSITTWDELSQAFLAQYFPPSKTVKLRNELISFRPRDDESLYEAWERYKDLQRKCPHHGIPKWMLVQHFYNGVSPAIRSKIDASSGGDLMEKSEEEAYSVLDKIAYNNYQWSYERNEMKKPSAGVYELDAMSMFNAKFDALTRKMDKLSMKVDSLIRGSSHVEDVGEGNMHYINNSPSYGQEFGNEKVDFVGNYNQKLVGNPFSATYNPAWRNHPNFSWGGR, encoded by the coding sequence ATGCTGAAGATAAATAGAGTGTCAAATGATGCCATCTGGttgagattatttcctttttctttgaagaaTCGTGCTAGGGAGTGGTTGCATTCACTACCTCCGGGTTCAATAACTACTTGGGATGAGTTGTCACAAGCTTTTTTGGCTCAATATTTTCCTCCTAGCAAGACtgtaaaattgagaaatgaattaatTTCTTTCAGACCAAGGGATGATGAGAGTCTTTATGAAGCTTGGGAGAGATACAAGGATCTTCAAAGgaaatgtccacatcatggaatcCCTAAATGGATGCTAGTTCAGCATTTTTATAATGGTGTTTCTCCAGCAATTAGAAGTAAaattgatgcatcttcaggaggtgatcttatggagaagtCAGAAGAAGAAGCTTATTCAGTATTGGATAAAATTGCTTACAACAATTATCAATGGAGCtatgaaagaaatgaaatgaagaagCCATCCGCTGGTGTATATGAGTTAGATGCCATGAGTatgttcaatgccaaatttgatgctttAACGAGAAAAATGGATAAGTTAAGCATGAAGGTTGATTCTTTAATTAGAGGATCTAGTCATGTAGAAGATGTTGGTGAAGGAAATATGCATTatatcaataattctccttcttaTGGGCAAGAATTTGGAAATGAGAAAGTTGATTTTGTTGGGAATTACAATCAGAAACTAGTTGGTAATCCTTTTTCTGCTACATATAATCCAGCATGGAGAAATCACCCTAACTTTTCTTGGGGAGGTCGATAA